Proteins from one Panthera leo isolate Ple1 chromosome D1, P.leo_Ple1_pat1.1, whole genome shotgun sequence genomic window:
- the LOC122200669 gene encoding olfactory receptor 52A1-like, which produces MASINMSYLDPTTLMLIGIPGLQDVQFWIGFSFFAICLVALLGNTILLIIIPTEHSLHQPMYVFLAVLAATDIGLCVAIAPKMLAIFWFGSCSMAFDACLAQLFFIHALQGMESGILLAMAFDRYVAICDPLRHTSILTPSILVTMVLVVAIRAMVLVGILPILIKRLHLFHSVVIAHSYCEHMAVVKLAAEDIRVNKTCGLLVGFTILGFDMIFIFISYILIFQAVFHLHQKEARLKAFNTCTAHIFVFLEFYILAFFSFFSHRFGHVAPSTHILLSTIYLLVPPALNPIVYGVKNKVIHKRVAQIFLLNRHSQQ; this is translated from the coding sequence ATGGCATCCATTAATATGTCATATCTAGACCCCACAACACTGATGCTAATTGGGATCCCCGGACTACAGGACGTGCAATTTTGGATTGGGTTTTCCTTCTTTGCAATATGCCTGGTGGCTCTTCTGGGAAATACTATTTTACTAATCATCATTCCTACAGAACACAGCCTGCATCAACCCATGTACGTTTTCCTGGCAGTGCTGGCAGCCACTGACATAGGGCTCTGTGTAGCCATTGCTCCCAAGATGTTGGCCATCTTCTGGTTTGGCTCATGCTCCATGGCTTTTGATGCTTGCTTAGCCCAGCTTTTCTTCATTCATGCCTTGCAGGGCATGGAATCTGGCATCCTGCTGGCCATGGCCTTTGACCGCTATGTTGCCATCTGTGATCCACTGAGGCACACATCCATCCTCACACCATCCATCCTGGTCACTATGGTGCTGGTTGTGGCAATTCGGGCAATGGTGCTTGTTGGCATTTTACCAATTTTAATCAAAAGACTACACCTTTTCCATTCCGTTGTAATTGCTCACTCCTACTGTGAGCACATGGCTGTGGTCAAGCTAGCTGCAGAAGACATCCGAGTCAATAAAACATGTGGTCTCCTAGTAGGTTTTACAATACTGGGATTTGACatgattttcatcttcatttcctATATCCTTATTTTCCAGGCTGTTTTTCATCTACACCAAAAGGAGGCACGGCTCAAAGCATTTAACACATGCACAgctcatatttttgttttccttgagttttatattcttgccttcttctcctttttcagCCACCGTTTTGGACATGTTGCTCCTTCTACCCACATCCTTCTTTCTACCATCTATCTCCTTGTGCCACCTGCACTCAACCCTATTGTCTATGGTGTAAAAAATAAGGTAATTCATAAGCGTGTTGCacagatttttcttctgaatCGTCACTCCCAGCAGTAA